Proteins from a genomic interval of Salvelinus alpinus chromosome 7, SLU_Salpinus.1, whole genome shotgun sequence:
- the LOC139581183 gene encoding complexin-1-like, translated as MDFVMKQALGGATKDMGKMLGGEEAEKDPDAEKKEEERQEALRQQEEERKAKYAKMESERENVRQGIRDKYGIKKKEEKEAEAQAALDQAAEGSLTRPKKAVPAGCGDEEEEEESIMDTVMKFLPGPFMDMFNKK; from the exons GAGCCACCAAAGACATGGGGAAAATGTTGGGTGGGGAAGAGGCTGAGAAGGACCCTGATGCGGAGAAAAAGGAGGAGGAAAGACAAGAGGCACTTCggcaacaggaggaggagaggaaggcaaAATATGCAAAAATGGAATCGGAGAGAGAAAACGTCCGACAGGGCATCAGGGATAAG TACGGCAtcaagaagaaggaggagaaggaagccGAGGCCCAGGCTGCTTTGGATCAGGCAGCAGAGGGGAGTCTTACCCGCCCCAAGAAGGCCGTCCCAGCCGGCTgtggtgatgaggaggaggaagaggaaagtATCATGGACACGGTCATGAAATTCCTCCCTGGTCCATTTATGGATATGTTCAATAAAAAGTAA